One window from the genome of Yarrowia lipolytica chromosome 1B, complete sequence encodes:
- a CDS encoding uncharacterized protein (Compare to YALI0B18128g, similar to uniprot|Q08237 Saccharomyces cerevisiae ORF YOL080C REX4) — protein MFRGLIYFINMSLSPNWKALQASTPGGGAKGQPGDAKRNRAKAWRAKKSENKKVVGQLDPGLSKAKNVAKSKVIKCQALQIPLRARVHKNDPTRPTLGAILQSDDAGLEEALHAPPQPIEPVLARWKCAPGKFIALDCEFVGVGPNGARSILARVSIVNYYGHVLMDEYVKPIERVTDWRTWVSGVTPAMVANGISFSEAQERVKRLLNGRTLIGHALINDLAVLGLDHPRADIRDTQKPQYFKTVCGCKTPSLKHVMKECVDLNIQQGEHSSVIDAQAAMLLFRCYKKEF, from the coding sequence ATGTTCAGAGGGCTAATTTATTTCATCAACATGTCGCTGTCTCCAAACTGGAAAGCTCTTCAGGCGTCGACGCCGGGGGGAGGGGCCAAGGGACAGCCTGGAGACGCTAAGCGGAACCGCGCGAAGGCGTGGCGTGCGAAGAAATCGGAAAATAAAAAGGTGGTTGGCCAACTGGACCCGGGGCTCAGCAAAGCGAAGAACGTGGCTAAAAGCAAAGTCATCAAGTGCCAGGCACTACAGATTCCTCTGCGGGCTCGTGTGCACAAAAACGATCCGACTCGGCCGACTTTGGGCGCGATTCTGCAGTCTGACGATGCTGGACTCGAAGAAGCGCTGCATGCGCCTCCTCAGCCGATAGAGCCCGTTCTGGCTCGATGGAAATGTGCTCCGGGCAAGTTCATTGCGCTGGACTGTGAGTTTGTGGGCGTGGGACCCAATGGAGCCCGTTCGATTCTGGCCCGGGTCTCCATTGTCAACTACTACGGCCATGTGCTGATGGACGAGTATGTGAAGCCGATTGAACGAGTTACAGACTGGAGAACATGGGTCAGCGGAGTGACTCCAGCCATGGTGGCCAACGGAATCTCCTTTTCCGAGGCTCAGGAACGGGTCAAACGATTGCTCAATGGAAGAACTCTTATCGGCCATGCTCTAATCAATGATCTGGCTGTTCTGGGATTGGACCATCCCCGGGCCGATATCAGAGACACTCAAAAGCCACAGTACTTTAAGACGGTTTGTGGATGCAAGACTCCATCCCTGAAGCATGTGATGAAAGAGTGTGTGGATCTGAATATTCAACAAGGGGAACACTCGAGTGTTATTGACGCCCAGGCAGCGATGTTGCTGTTCAGGTGTTATAAGAAGGAGTTCTAG
- a CDS encoding uncharacterized protein (Compare to YALI0B18150g, similar to uniprot|P53224 Saccharomyces cerevisiae YGR038W ORM1 protein, similar to Saccharomyces cerevisiae ORM1 (YGR038W) and ORM2 (YLR350W); ancestral locus Anc_4.182) has translation MSLNPDPHTRRRSSSILRHLEPETITEQSDQNALPNLNATWVNNKGAWGVHFFIIGILKICFDLIPGVTRELSWTLTNITYVIGSYIMFHYVTGIPFEFNAGAFDNLTMWEQIDDGDQYTPAKKFLLGVPIGLFLISTHYTHYDLHMFILNLLACLVVVIPKLPSSHKLRVGLPDLSPDTPSTY, from the coding sequence atgtcACTTAACCCCGACCCACACACGCGACGACGATCGTCCAGTATACTGCGGCACCTCGAGCCCGAAACCATCACTGAACAGAGCGACCAGAACGCGCTGCCCAACCTCAACGCTACCTGGGTCAATAACAAGGGCGCATGGGGAGTGCATTTCTTCATCATTGGCATTCTCAAGATCTGCTTCGATCTCATCCCTGGCGTGACCCGCGAGCTGTCCTGGACActcaccaacatcacctACGTGATTGGCTCTTACATCATGTTCCATTACGTTACCGGAATCCCCTTTGAGTTCAACGCTGGCGCTTTCGACAACCTGACCATGTGGGAGCAGATTGACGACGGTGACCAATACACACCCGCAAAGAAGTTTCTGCTCGGCGTGCCTATTGGCCTGTTCCTCATCTCCACCCACTACACCCATTACGACTTGCACATGTTCATTCTCAACCTGCTGGCGTgtctggtggtggtcatTCCCAAGCTGCCCTCTTCCCACAAGCTGCGAGTTGGTCTCCCCGACCTGTCTCCCGATACTCCTTCCACTTACTAG
- a CDS encoding uncharacterized protein (Compare to YALI0B18260g, weakly similar to uniprot|Q09906 Schizosaccharomyces pombe Hypothetical protein, similar to Saccharomyces cerevisiae YKR051W; ancestral locus Anc_1.220), whose amino-acid sequence MLPQYLINVATWSTFIAIFISTISILLQLYTYTRPADQRLVIRILFLVPLFALSSWLSLLETQDQISRPLARFNIVLSALKEIYEAFTLYTFFSLLTNLLGGERNIIFTTQGRAPLHTLFGKVNISDPHEFLTVKRAVLQYVWIKPVISVAIFICKILGVYKQGEISLTSGYTWIGIVYNVSVSLSLYALGIFWMCLHTDLQPYNPWPKFLCIKLIIFFSYWQGVVLALAQLMGIIQPESSAPLQDWFMCLEMTPFALLHMWAFPHDEYCQRDCGFARLPVWLALRDVLGIGDLMYDFKSTFWGKGYTYRNFDSVESVIVDHPDADSRVRKIMSGLRYTDGGRGKYWLSDESRDDHEGSGDSSSSSRDATEHSGLLAGQQSHVAASDQLLQIASIAEIDDSFDQWRNEDDSSKARDYGATDLATHIVEPVSEQELYDDDDLYYDAREQRFGDFNYRVKTVKEQRTWRSEHNGGLRREL is encoded by the coding sequence ATGTTACCGCAATATCTCATCAACGTGGCGACATGGTCGACGTTTATCGCCATTTTCATCTCGACAATATCCATTCTCCTACAACTCTACACATACACCCGTCCCGCTGACCAGCGGTTGGTGATTCGGATTCTGTTTCTGGTTCCTCTATTTGCGCTCTCGTCATGGctgtctcttctggagACCCAGGACCAGATTTCCAGACCTCTGGCCCGCTTCAACATTGTGCTATCAGCTCTCAAAGAAATCTACGAAGCCTTCACCCTCTACACCTTCTTTTCGCTGCTTACCAATCTGCTCGGCGGCGAACGAAACATCATTTTCACCACCCAGGGACGAGCTCCTCTCCACACTCTGTTTGGAAAGGTCAACATTTCCGACCCTCACGAATTTCTGACCGTCAAACGAGCGGTACTGCAGTACGTGTGGATCAAACCAGTGATTTCTGTGGCCATCTTTATCTGCAAGATTCTGGGAGTCTACAAACAAGGGGAAATCAGCCTGACTAGTGGATACACATGGATCGGTATTGTCTATAACGTTAGTGTCTCACTCAGTCTGTACGCCTTGGGAATCTTCTGGATGTGTCTCCATACAGATCTGCAACCCTACAATCCCTGGCCCAAGTTTCTGTGCATCAAactcatcatcttcttctcataCTGGCAAGGGGTGGTGTTGGCACTGGCTCAGTTGATGGGCATTATTCAGCCGGAGTCCTCCGCACCCCTCCAGGACTGGTTCATGTGTCTGGAAATGACTCCCTTTGCTCTTTTGCACATGTGGGCTTTTCCTCACGACGAATACTGCCAAAGAGACTGTGGATTTGCCCGATTACCTGTCTGGCTGGCTCTCAGAGACGTGCTGGGGATCGGAGACCTCATGTATGACTTCAAGAGCACCTTCTGGGGAAAAGGGTACACCTACAGGAACTTTGACAGTGTGGAAAGTGTCATTGTGGACCACCCAGATGCAGACAGTCGAGTCAGAAAGATCATGAGTGGCCTCAGATACACGGATGGAGGAAGAGGTAAATACTGGCTGTCGGACGAGTCACGCGATGACCACGAGGGCAGCGgcgactcgtcgtcgtcgtcacgtgacgccaCAGAACACAGCGGGCTGCTTGCGGGTCAGCAGTCGCATGTCGCTGCTTCAGATCAGCTGCTTCAGATTGCGTCGATCGCCGAAATCGACGACTCGTTCGACCAGTGGCGAAACGAGGACGACTCTTCTAAGGCACGTGACTACGGCGCCACCGATCTCGCCACCCACATTGTTGAGCCTGTGTCTGAGCAGGAGTTGtatgatgacgatgatcTTTACTATGATGCACGGGAGCAGCGGTTTGGCGACTTCAACTATAGAGTGAAGACAGTGAAGGAGCAGCGCACGTGGCGCAGTGAGCACAATGGTGGTTTGAGGAGAGAGTTGTGA
- a CDS encoding uncharacterized protein (Truncated form of YALI0B18194g, similar to uniprot|Q6CCA1 Yarrowia lipolytica YALI0C11165g) — translation MLGLALGLVVTDDPTQLAYLETPETNHIFAAYAKIIPSLAAANIVTDAGALALKMGLDIPFVNSQDLSHPPTHEELVEGLRQVLKYSAESGRDWTDAVNPTLPIYAIKWVVGKAPQPYTAEDLKVSRRAVFNMYMAQTIASHAENALDAKIVVNDPDVTVTVSIGPDPSSTIPASSEATSEIPVTSTNQDNQSETSAPAPASSTQDTPSSTTDDGAASTTDTPVSSTDGAPASPLMVLASTPWRVLPLH, via the coding sequence ATGCTTGGCTTGGCGCTTGGTCTAGTCGTAACTGACGATCCCACTCAGCTCGCATACCTGGAGACCCCTGAGACTAATCACATCTTTGCTGCTTACGCCAAGATTATCCCTAGTCTGGCCGCCGCTAACATTGTCACCGATGCCGGTGCCCTCGCTCTCAAGATGGGCCTTGATATCCCTTTCGTCAACAGCCAGGATCTTTCTCATCCCCCCACACATGAAGAGCTCGTTGAGGGCCTTCGGCAGGTTCTCAAGTACTCCGCTGAGAGCGGGAGAGACTGGACTGATGCTGTCAACCCCACCCTTCCCATCTATGCCATCAAGTGGGTTGTTGGCAAGGCCCCCCAGCCCTACACCGCTGAAGACTTGAAGGTTTCCCGACGAGCTGTCTTCAACATGTACATGGCTCAAACCATTGCTAGCCATGCCGAGAATGCTCTCGATGCCAAGATCGTTGTGAACGACCCCGATGTCACTGTCACTGTCTCTATTGGTCCCGACCCTTCCTCCACTATCCCCGCCTCCTCTGAGGCTACCTCCGAGATTCCCGTCACTTCCACTAACCAGGACAATCAGAGTGAGacttctgctcctgctcctgcaTCCTCCACTCAGGATACTCCTTCGTCTACTACTGATGACGGTGCTGCTTCTACCACTGATACCCCCGTCTCTTCCACTGACGGTGCCCCTGCCTCCCCACTGATGGTGCTTGCTTCTACCCCGTGGCGGGTGCTGCCTCTCCACTGA
- a CDS encoding uncharacterized protein (Compare to YALI0B18216g, no similarity): MKFSAFAFALLVPMAMALVTDDPEALKQLTYPTVFGGAPDFYSSPEIAASNIVSSFNTWPQSNMAGAKIPAAADLALKPDNEHLVEALKLQQEYVAATNKPDWRVAVQPLDPNIREVSQWLINQGTQPPTGSDYEHAARNVYLMYEAQIAAAYTEQLGLAQIIVDSLPVKPVNPEDPTNPDEKPVNPDEKPVNPDEKPVNPDEKPVNPDEKPVNPDEKPVNPNDKPANPDDKPTNLDPSVIEDLEKELKYIEDVQKEIEDKLKEAATTDSELKGKIDDLNKQIEDLKKLINDLSSPSKTVIDSNSSIADQTYALWQLVQELADKVAKEAGDSHSEELQKLAEKLQTHADSLHVLWLQLLGGNADSKEDSPVDKHEDDSDSGSIHDDGDKDEETANANTNSNSNSNSNTNSNVNVIVIGGDGIRGGFSNGTVTTVHVTDVAVTSVDAEGVTHTGVTQSTVTVTVCNKCTEIAGGVDRVTTYVTDCPVSIVDAQGATQAGNTKSTVTSTICTKCDHPVETAKASAGNKASTGEKTTTGEKTPAGENASTGTDEKTSTGEKIPAAAPAVGPVAGPIAAGSEGDTTLLLTQTLTQTIGISTVRPAQATAQINPPAQANGAGKLVTATFVLPLIIALL; encoded by the coding sequence ATGAAGTTCTCTGCCTTCGCTTTCGCCTTGTTGGTCCCCATGGCTATGGCCCTCGTCACCGACGACCCCGAAgccctcaaacagctcacCTACCCAACTGTCTTCGGAGGCGCTCCCGATTTCTATTCCAGCCCGGAAATTGCAGCCTCGAACATTGTGTCGTCGTTCAATACTTGGCCTCAGTCCAATATGGCTGGTGCAAAGATTCCTGCTGCCGCTGACCTCGCTCTCAAACCCGACAACGAACATCTTGTGGAGGCCCTCAAGCTTCAGCAGGAGTATGTCGCTGCAACTAACAAGCCCGATTGGAGAGTCGCTGTTCAACCTCTTGATCCTAACATCCGAGAAGTTTCTCAGTGGTTGATTAATCAAGGAACCCAACCCCCCACCGGCTCAGACTACGAGCACGCGGCTCGTAATGTCTATCTCATGTACGAGGCCCAGATCGCAGCTGCCTACACCGAGCAGCTGGGTCTTGCCCAGATCATTGTCGACTCTCTGCCTGTCAAGCCTGTGAATCCTGAGGATCCTACCAACCCGGACGAGAAGCCTGTGAATCCTGACGAGAAGCCTGTTAATCCTGATGAGAAGCCTGTGAATCCTGATGAAAAGCCTGTGAACCCTGACGAGAAGCCTGTGAACCCTGACGAGAAGCCTGTCAACCCCAATGACAAGCCCGCCAACCCGGACGACAAGCCCACCAACCTTGACCCTTCCGTCATTGAAGATcttgagaaggagctcaaaTACATCGAGGATGTCCAAAAGGAAATCGAAGATAAACTGAAAGAAGCAGCAACCACCGATTCTGAATTGAAGGGGAAGATTGATGATTTGAACAAGCAGATTGAAGATCTTAAAAAGTTGATTAATGACCTCTCCTCTCCTTCCAAGACCGTAATCGactccaacagcagcattgCTGACCAGACCTACGCTCTGTGGCAGTTGGTGCAGGAGTTGGCCGACAAGGTGGCAAAGGAGGCTGGTGATAGCCACTCCgaagagctccagaagctcgcCGAAAAGCTTCAGACTCATGCTGATTCTCTCCATGTCCTATggctccagctcctgggTGGCAACGCCGATAGCAAGGAGGACTCCCCAGTCGACAAGCATGAGGATGACTCCGATTCAGGATCCATccatgatgatggtgataaggacgaggagactGCAAATGCCAATaccaacagcaacagcaacagtaaCAGCAACACTAACTCGAACGTCAACGTGATAGTGATTGGCGGTGATGGTATCCGTGGTGGCTTCTCCAACGGCACTGTCACTACCGTGCATGTCACCGATGTGGCTGTCACATCTGTTGACGCCGAGGGAGTCACCCACACCGGAGTGACCCAGTCCACTGTGACAGTCACGGTTTGCAACAAGTGCACTGAGATtgctggtggtgttgaCCGAGTCACCACATATGTAACTGACTGTCCTGTTAGTATTGTTGATGCTCAGGGTGCCACTCAAGCTGGAAACACCAAGAGCACCGTCACTTCTACCATCTGCACGAAGTGTGACCATCCTGTTGAGACTGCCAAGGCATCCGCCGGAAATAAGGCATCTACTGGTGAGAAGACCACCACTGGTGAGAAGACCCCCGCTGGTGAGAACGCTTCTACCGGTACCGACGAGAAGACCTCCACCGGCGAGAAGATTCCCGCCGCTGCCCCCGCTGTTGGACCGGTTGCTGGCCCAATTGCCGCAGGATCCGAGGGTGACACCACTCTTCTCCTGACCCAGACCCTGACCCAGACCATTGGAATTTCCACCGTCAGGCCTGCCCAGGCCACCGCTCAGATCAACCCTCCAGCCCAGGCCAACGGGGCTGGCAAGCTTGTCACCGCTACCTTTGTTCTTCCCCTGATTATTGCTCTTCTTTAG
- a CDS encoding uncharacterized protein (Compare to YALI0B18238g, similar to Saccharomyces cerevisiae BUD31 (YCR063W); ancestral locus Anc_6.330, similar to uniprot|Q962X9 Branchiostoma belcheri G10 protein) encodes MVKIRTSRSKAPPAGFDDISDILQEFGDKLKDAQNAPTEGKKKNQLLWDIYRIHHQRSRYVYELYYKKEAITKELYAYLLKKGYADQNLIAKWRKQGYENLCCLRCIQGKENIHEGTCICRVPRKDIKDDKPVECVTCGCRGCASSD; translated from the coding sequence ATGGTGAAAATCCGCACTTCACGATCGAAAGCGCCTCCAGCTGGATTTGACGACATCTCCGATATTCTGCAGGAGTTTGGAGACAAGCTAAAAGACGCCCAAAACGCTCCAACCGAgggaaagaaaaagaaccAGTTGTTATGGGACATTTATCGCATCCATCACCAGCGGTCTCGATATGTCTATGAGTTGTAttacaagaaggaggccatcACCAAAGAGCTGTATGCATATCTTCTGAAGAAGGGGTATGCCGATCAGAATCTCATTGCCAAGTGGCGAAAGCAGGGATACGAGAATCTCTGCTGTTTGAGGTGCATTCAAGGAAAGGAGAACATTCACGAAGGAACTTGTATCTGTCGGGTTCCTCGAAAGGATATCAAGGATGACAAGCCGGTGGAGTGTGTGACTTGTGGGTGTCGGGGTTGTGCTTCGAGTGATTAA
- a CDS encoding uncharacterized protein (Compare to YALI0B18172g, no similarity), translating to MSNYPHQTPLRQTYPDRPTWTAPIGTPKPTTSPRKTPKSVKSIGRLKFSNYAIGEPRRVESRGLGQPSRMLDFGNTRDYAQTFGTTPRQTLGASRDFSQARFGSREPTLTRMTVEEEVEPEPEPERQERDQTRDQTRDQKPQNDTRSTFMSRDYSIPSLSHNLNPGQDSLFAGVARQIESRDGVESRDQIESPQTQPREQTSSRRPMRRNLRSVVVEPVSSVPSVIVTQDNVTEAEEEDTAPPVKSLRETVTRETVPTDLSRDPSSRSRDPSTRRTSRLVSGLESWQAEVSLTQAEGVSFNQMETRDTGKSRDNIRSRDANRSRDPSQSRDTTSRTHTVSVPLNDEEPSDESARARRGTPLPSRDRSRVSLAGVGDRSHDISISRDRGSPGGAPDSALEESFEVDVEGEQEQEQEQEQEREQEREQEPREQSSHEKSFSNINYFTSNREKNKSFEAEEEEDAIESESGESGEVEVEMEARDAPDTQSQVSHDESIRSHETARSGDSTDSSRFKSRYLQDKLSSRDHRTSDRSQLQGATDKSHYESREELNGQARDLLSEHRMADTSLDRIKASAIKKHTKQARGDGESREIDESHDQGMSTVEPAVVSSRDLLGEHRMADTSLDRIKASAIKKHTKQIRESREAEGSQNDRRDSQSREPRLPADLTMPNTSMAQIIEAAKQTHSKSSRDAEKAAQKARDLEEHERKTAEARDRVEREIREKNARDQEKLARIEAARAERLAKRRRTDDEGHVSVFHNRGHVSHEAEKSTMEPPHVTSKLRHVNLAHPKSSVPGFTQDDDDDMSIISELSEVNVHTVGINGTREQSREQQPKSVSHGQQSRDFTSRYGIPEFDESEASAQSKSRDSNRPREASQSRDSDFPQHPRDTTRPRDTSGETTISQHTATSVPASPDSTSRATDLGSPRDHGESRDLGSINTHVIGNSAPQKTHNRQNSILSPFERATKASASSVVATNGKRRFSESRDPAHFESRDIATVNEWRSLDFLITSSLQQQVWSNRFRSPGNAVLRIPPSIRTCFPLVSEARLRDMIVAVVYCRQGRLKERQIAGHRDRRGVSWWKRWF from the coding sequence ATGAGTAATTACCCCCATCAAACTCCCTTAAGACAGACGTACCCAGATCGACCGACCTGGACGGCTCCTATTGGAACTCCTAAGCCTACAACTTCACCTAGGAAGACTCCAAAGAGCGTCAAATCGATCGGGCGGCTGAAATTTTCAAATTACGCCATTGGAGAGCCTCGGCGAGTGGAATCAAGAGGTCTAGGCCAACCCAGCCGAATGCTGGACTTTGGAAACACTCGTGATTATGCCCAGACGTTTGGAACCACGCCCAGACAGACCTTAGGagcgtcacgtgacttttcTCAGGCACGGTTCGGATCTCGTGAACCGACGCTGACGAGGATGACTGtagaggaagaggtggagccagagccagagcctgaGCGACAAGAGCGCGACcaaacacgtgaccaaacacgtgaccagaaGCCCCAAAACGATACACGCTCAACATttatgtcacgtgactattCAATTCCGTCGCTATCACACAATCTCAATCCTGGCCAAGACTCACTATTTGCAGGTGTAGCCAGACAGATTGAGTCTCGAGATGGAGttgaatcacgtgaccagatCGAGTCACCTCAGACTCAACCACGTGAACAGACATCCTCTAGGCGACCCATGCGTCGAAATCTTCGTTCTGTTGTTGTGGAGCCTGTTTCTTCGGTTCCTTCAGTGATAGTTACTCAAGATAATGTCACGGAAGCGGAGGAAGAGGAtacagctcctccagtcAAAAGTCTGAGGGAAACGGTTACCCGAGAAACAGTCCCAACAGAtctatcacgtgacccttcctctcgatcacgtgatcctTCTACTCGTCGAACTTCTCGTTTGGTTTCTGGTCTCGAGTCTTGGCAAGCTGAGGTTTCGCTCACTCAAGCTGAGGGAGTCTCCTTCAATCAAATGGAAACGCGTGACACTGGTAAGTCGCGCGATAACAttcgatcacgtgacgctAACCGATCGCGTGACCCCAGCCAGTCGCGTGACACCACTTCCCGTACACATACCGTATCCGTTCCTCTCAACGACGAAGAACCCAGCGACGAGTCGGCCAGAGCTCGTCGAGGAACCCCGCttccgtcacgtgaccgttCCCGGGTGTCGCTTGCAGGAGTCGGCGACCGATCGCATGACATTAGcatatcacgtgacagagGCAgtcctggaggagctccTGATTCGGCTCTCGAGGAGTCTTTCGAGGTTGATGTTGAgggggagcaggagcaggagcaggagcaggagcaggagcgggagcaggagcgggagcaggagccACGTGAGCAATCGTCCCACGAAAAATCTTTCTCAAACATCAACTACTTTACCAGCAATAGAGAGAAGAATAAGAGCTTTGaagccgaggaggaagaggatgCCATTGAGTCTGAAAGTGGAGAATCAGGtgaggttgaggtggaAATGGAGGCACGTGATGCCCCTGATACTCAATCTCAGGTCTCGCACGATGAGTCTATCCGGTCCCACGAGACTGCTCGTTCAGGTGATTCCACCGACTCATCCAGATTCAAATCGCGGTATTTGCAGGATAAGCTgtcatcacgtgatcatcGAACAAGTGACCGGTCGCAACTTCAAGGAGCTACTGATAAGTCACATTatgagtcacgtgaagagTTGAACGGTCAAGCACGCGACCTACTTAGTGAGCACCGTATGGCGGACACTAGTTTGGACCGAATCAAGGCCAGCGCCATCAAGAAGCACACAAAGCAGGCTCGTGGGGATggtgagtcacgtgaaatcGATGAGTCGCACGATCAAGGCATGTCTACCGTTGAACCTGCTGTTGtttcatcacgtgatctgcTCGGTGAGCATCGAATGGCAGACACTTCTCTCGATCGAATCAAGGCCAGTGCAATCAAGAAACATACCAAGCAAATAcgagagtcacgtgaggcAGAAGGGTCACAAAATGACAGACGTGATTctcagtcacgtgagcccCGTCTTCCTGCTGATCTGACCATGCCCAACACTTCCATGGCTCAGATCATTGAAGCTGCCAAACAGACTCACAGCAAGTCTTCACGTGATGCTGAAAAGGCAGCCCAGaaggcacgtgacctagAGGAACACGAGCGTAAAACGGCGGAAGCACGTGACCGGGTAGAGCGCGAGATTCGCGAGAAAAATGCCCGGGATCAGGAAAAGCTGGCTCGAATCGAGGCTGCACGGGCTGAACGGCTCGCCAAAAGAAGACGCACAGATGAcgaaggtcacgtgagcgTGTTTCATAATCGGGGCCACGTGTCCCACGAAGCTGAAAAGTCCACGATGGAGCCtcctcacgtgaccagcaAGCTTCGTCATGTGAATCTGGCGCACCCCAAGAGCTCTGTTCCTGGTTTTACTcaggacgacgacgacgacatgTCCATCATTTCTGAGCTCAGTGAAGTCAATGTGCACACGGTAGGTATTAATGGGACACGTgagcagtcacgtgagcagcagcccaagAGTGTGTCCCATGGCCAGCAGTCCCGCGACTTTACCTCCCGATATGGCATTCCCGAGTTTGACGAGTCAGAGGCGAGTGCTCAGAgtaaatcacgtgactcgaaTCGGCCGCGGGAAGCGTcccaatcacgtgattctgATTTTCCGCAGCACCCACGTGATACCACGCGTCCACGTGATACGTCGGGCGAGACTACCATTTCGCAGCACACGGCCACGAGCGTTCCGGCCTCACCCGACTCCACATCCCGGGCTACGGACCTAGGGTCTCCGCGTGACCATGGCGAATCACGGGATCTGGGCAGTATCAACACCCATGTGATTGGCAATTCGGCTCCTCAAAAGACCCACAATCGTCAAAACTCGATCTTGTCTCCGTTTGAAAGAGCCACCAAGGCGTCTGCGTCTTCTGTGGTTGCTACAAATGGAAAGCGGCGGTTCTCTGAGTCACGAGATCCCGCTCATTTCGAGTCTCGTGATATTGCTACGGTCAATGAGTGGCGGTCTCTGGATTTCCTCATCACTTCGTCCCTACAGCAGCAAGTCTGGTCCAACCGATTCCGGTCTCCTGGCAATGCCGTTCTGCGCATCCCTCCTTCAATCAGAACGTGTTTCCCCCTTGTTTCCGAGGCTCGTCTGCGGGACATGATTGTTGCGGTTGTCTATTGCCGGCAGGGTCGGTTGAAGGAGCGTCAGATTGCAGGTCATCGGGACAGAAGGGGCGTTTCTTGGTGGAAGCGATGGTTCtaa